In a genomic window of Gammaproteobacteria bacterium:
- a CDS encoding VOC family protein codes for MQKITPCLWFNHSEAEEAVHFYTGIFKNSKIGKILRYGPEAGKQLGISADMVLTVEFTLDGQNFTALNGAGEMQFKFTEAVSFQVFCETQKELDHYWDKLGAGGDPKAQICGWLKDKYGLSWQIVPTVLPKMLTDPDAQKAARAMRAMMQMKKLDIAELERAYRG; via the coding sequence ATGCAAAAGATTACCCCCTGTTTATGGTTCAACCACAGTGAAGCCGAGGAAGCGGTGCACTTTTACACCGGCATCTTCAAAAACTCGAAGATCGGCAAGATTTTGCGCTATGGCCCGGAAGCTGGGAAGCAACTCGGCATATCGGCGGATATGGTGCTGACCGTGGAATTCACGCTCGACGGCCAGAATTTCACCGCGCTCAACGGCGCCGGCGAGATGCAGTTCAAATTCACCGAAGCGGTTTCCTTTCAGGTATTTTGCGAGACCCAGAAAGAACTGGATCATTATTGGGACAAGCTCGGCGCGGGCGGTGACCCCAAGGCGCAGATCTGCGGCTGGCTCAAGGACAAATACGGCCTGTCCTGGCAGATCGTACCCACGGTACTGCCCAAGATGCTCACCGATCCCGACGCGCAAAAGGCGGCACGCGCGATGCGCGCCATGATGCAGATGAAGAAGCTCGACATCGCGGAACTCGAACGCGCCTATCGCGGCTGA